The Lactuca sativa cultivar Salinas chromosome 2, Lsat_Salinas_v11, whole genome shotgun sequence genome includes a window with the following:
- the LOC111883459 gene encoding classical arabinogalactan protein 2, translating into MGSSTLFKSLMLIAVFISSCTAQAPTATPTVSPTAAPTPAPVITPPSPAPTPVPSPSPSPSPSPMAVPSPAPSSVSPTTAPSPGGPSGAPSPGPSTGPPADLPPSGTFVDGWVNRAVIAGTALAGAFFAVTLM; encoded by the coding sequence ATGGGTTCTTCGACATTGTTCAAGTCCTTGATGCTCATTGCTGTCTTCATCAGCTCATGCACAGCACAAGCTCCCACCGCCACCCCTACAGTCTCTCCAACCGCCGCCCCTACACCTGCCCCCGTCATCACACCACCATCTCCCGCTCCTACACCGGTTCCAtctccttctccttctccttcaCCATCTCCAATGGCTGTACCCTCTCCTGCACCTTCTTCTGTATCCCCTACTACAGCTCCATCACCGGGTGGACCTTCCGGTGCTCCATCGCCAGGTCCCTCCACCGGACCACCAGCTGATCTTCCACCTAGCGGCACCTTTGTTGATGGCTGGGTCAACAGAGCTGTTATCGCTGGGACTGCACTCGCCGGAGCATTTTTTGCTGTTACTTTGATGTGA